In the genome of Pieris napi chromosome 16, ilPieNapi1.2, whole genome shotgun sequence, one region contains:
- the LOC125057410 gene encoding 3-ketoacyl-CoA thiolase, mitochondrial-like isoform X2, whose protein sequence is MILKSKGIFVIGAKRTPFCKYGGSLRELPASHAFAAAAKDAIQSSRVDPNLIDCTIVGNINFLSQCDGGKTPRYCGIYSGVPIEKPALGVNRTCATGIQALISGGMEILTNSANLCLTGGSDIMSSLPMLVRNVRFGTSLGTPYLMEDHIKTPFLDTYTGTTLQKTAENIAKLYGITRKDVDEFTLKSHLKWKKAEESNTFEDEITKLKTVRNKKEHDVIKDELTNPEIKLEDLTASPSVSEDSIVTFNNSAAPADGAASILLASEEIVKMYNLNPMARITGWSCVGSDPYEGLGVVAAIKKLTKTVDFRMHDIDLFEINETFASQSLAVIKELDLDETKVNVNGGALAMGHPVSATGARMITHIVHQLRLHNLRTAIAASSCGGGQGVAVMLETI, encoded by the exons ATGATACTTAAGAGCAAAG gtatttttgttattggCGCGAAAAGGACGccattttgtaaatatggtGGATCCCTACGAGAGTTGCCAGCGTCGCATGCATTTGCCGCAGCTGCAAAAGATGCCATACAGTCATCGAGAGTAGATCCAAACTTAATTGATTGCACGATCGTTGGAAATATCAATTTT CTAAGCCAATGTGATGGAGGAAAGACTCCTAGATACTGCGGCATCTACTCTGGTGTTCCCATTGAGAAACCGGCACTTGGTGTTAACAGAACATGCGCGACGGGCATTCAAGCCTTGATAAGTGGTGGAAtg gaaatattaacaaattcaGCAAATCTGTGCCTCACGGGTGGCTCAGATATAATGTCATCTCTACCGATGTTAGTACGAAATGTTAGATTCGGAACAAGTCTTGGTACACCGTATCTAATGGAGGATCACATCAAAACACCGTTTCTTGATACATACACAGGCACAACACTACAAAAAACAGCGGAAAATATAGCAAAACTCTATGGTATAACTAGAAAAGACGTTGATGAGTTTACTTTAAAAAGCCATTTAAAGTGGAAAAAAG CTGAAGAATCAAATACTTTCGAAGATGAgataacaaaactaaaaactgTGAGAAATAAGAAGGAACATGACGTCATTAAAGACGAATTAACAAACCCAGAAATTAAACTTGAAGACTTGACCGCATCACCCTCTGTCAGTGAAGATTCTATTGTAACTTTCAACAATTCTGCT gccCCAGCAGACGGTGCAGCATCTATATTGCTAGCTAGTGAAGAAAttgttaaaatgtataatttaaatccTATGGCGCGGATAACTGGCTGGTCGTGTGTTGGAAGTGATCCGTACGAAGGCCTTGGAGTAGTTGCggcaattaaaaagttaacaaAAACAGTAGATTTTAGGATGCAtgatattgatttatttgag ATAAATGAAACATTTGCATCACAATCCCTTGCTGTCATAAAGGAACTCGATTTAGATGAGACCAAAGTAAACGTAAATGGCGGTGCGCTCGCTATGGGACATCCTGTATCAGCCACTGGAGCAAGAATGATCACTCATATTGTACATCAATTGAG ATTACACAACTTAAGGACAGCTATAGCCGCTTCATCGTGTGGTGGAGGACAAGGTGTTGCAGTAATGTtagaaacaatttaa
- the LOC125057411 gene encoding probable protein BRICK1-B: MSTPPRETIQKQIQQDWANREYIEVITGSIKKITDFLNSFDMSCRSRLATLNEKLTSLERKIDYLEACVTKGETLT, translated from the exons ATGTCAACTCCACCTCGAGAAACTATTCAAAAGCAAATACAACAGGACTGGGCGAATAGGGAATACATTGAAGTTATTACAGGAAGCATCAAGAAAATTACGGATTTCCTCAACTCGTTTG ATATGTCATGTAGGTCTCGGCTTGCtactttaaatgaaaaattaacatCATTAGAAAGGAAGATTGATTATTTAGAAGCATGT gtGACCAAAGGAGAAACTTTGACATAA
- the LOC125057333 gene encoding focadhesin isoform X2, translated as MDEIEYKLKTNTSVLIVNAVDKLISTIKSKFKPAERPKFVLENEELKFLREKCSSPDPVVSLTACQGLLALVELNVLEIGHTMSTVVSLLPTAHNFSAIISTMAGLLVLDLKSRLIPGQPYKCQFSLRSPQHPFITILEKNKDIEDNVLAQMHALCTSHEYLVSSNSLELLRPVFLWLTSNPQRSRGSSRVWQLLLTLPQSDAQSSLLLACLSSQQICNPKLLESSVSAYSAVTEAAIYQQRKEYIVAFVPMLATICSQLLKHGRDPRPCYSLIDRCFSMDVPELKCVSGLTLIILADNLTETAALYLHELFNLCLNIISKYEYSTVCLNSFVGLSLQWLHLPSYLTTNALNTASKIIDIQQQEKTDNFLYIANLKSNKTFQSLVQTERHLQIYFKLLETWERLDNPDKLKSWFDVLCSTNDELKVELLPFLVGLCLNKTLDEDVVVKVIQCIVQIVGIKKEVSVAILPVLVHKLGDNRPNVKLACLKGLPIMASTKENVPTLVAVLNKLKANKGVPTSLLIALYTSLAETQVRCFPYLQELLVDTAMKPDDLKWEIDLAKALAVKRICEARASSHGLELVSVISSLLNRCTDKSGGVATSLALAALAALWRGAAVAPPGTWRALEPRLGRDTRPAVQVSLCKLLAEIPALRVSTPEYDKLVSDAAKRLWVYLAEGISPVCEAACHALANYKIEDFKLKDIPEIYIRTVKLPPSYCKTPADAMRRPEDVLDYIPCEVWPELFKSNSSLTGVEYFVGKLIEREVRGFRSGVYLIEGREPLGLSNLPPHSVLRGMTDCVRKQITSPTYDIQESILLSMVSSLSREYPRPLPPFDVSFLHDVWHRGMLWRSKSVELAARQALTVPSAKRLLDNWLAGIQPGSSEETDIMLIFEYLPILARTMPPNNLRYPVENCLAESFSHKSDCFVNQLRLIRDCLECERIHEANRTWLCQAVEGYFSLINEDSPLWPEYVECSLSLSTKYLERMTSPSGWWEVSSDLLRKSMRTRSALAARSDTTAPLVWLNESIDAHAQQILEQDYSLRCIMEALRVARQDDPATKHWFLQLMARTQVAFNEMEDESSKLYLCDVFMLSSIMLSGLWSFEPDIEAVVSSRTNRQTLMPAALASLLNRDAWKDCTLQMLEWLCHTRDATQDEGTSHACQRALLALRHSELFITHKIWTRLRNMEAF; from the exons atggatgaaattgaatataaactaaaaactaatacTAGTGTTCTCATAGTAAATGCTGTAGATAAGTTGATATCTACGATAAAATCCAAGTTTAAGCCGGCTGAGAGACCGAAATTTGTTTTAGAGAATGAAGAATTAAAGTTTTTGAGAGAGAAATGTTCGTCTCCGGATCCTGTAGTGAGCCTAACTGCATGCCAAGGCTTACTCGCCTTGGTGGAATTGAATGTGCTGGAAATAGGGCATACAATGTCAACTGTGGTATCACTTTTGCCAACAGCACA TAACTTCTCTGCAATAATCTCAACAATGGCTGGTCTTTTAGTATTAGATCTGAAGTCACGTCTCATCCCTGGGCAACCATATAAGTGCCAGTTCTCTTTACGTTCACCGCAGCATCCATTTATCACTATACTAGAGAAGAATAAGGATATAGAGGACAATGTTCTGGCTCAAATGCATGCATTATGCACAAGTCATGAATATTT GGTATCATCAAACAGCCTTGAGCTGCTAAGGCCAGTATTTCTCTGGTTGACTAGCAATCCACAAAGATCTAGAGGCAGCTCTAGAGTTTGGCAATTATTGCTTACTCTTCCACAGTCTGATGCCCAGTCATCCTTGCTTCTTGCGTGTCTCAGTAGCCAACAG ATATGTAATCCAAAGTTACTAGAAAGTTCTGTATCGGCTTACTCGGCAGTAACTGAAGCGGCTATATATCAACAAAGAAAGGAGTATATTGTGGCGTTTGTGCCTATGCTGGCAACAATATGCAGTCAACTTCTTAAACATGG tCGCGATCCTCGGCCGTGCTACAGTTTAATAGATCGCTGTTTTTCCATGGACGTGCCGGAGCTCAAATGTGTGTCTGGACTTACATTGATAATACTCGCAGACAACTTGACAGAAACCGCTGCCCTGTATTTACACGAACTGTTCAACTTGT GTCTGAACATAATAAGCAAATACGAATACTCAACAGTATGCCTTAACTCTTTCGTTGGCCTTTCCCTACAGTGGCTCCATCTACCGTCGTACCTGACAACTAACGCGCTCAACACGGCCTCAAAAATCATAGACATACAACAACAGGAGAAAACAGACAATTTCCTATACATAGCTAATTTAAAATCCAACAAAACATTCCAAAGTTTAGTCCAAACAGAACGgcatttacaaatatatttcaagtTATTGGAAACATGGGAACGTCTGGATAATCCGGACAAATTAAAATCGTGGTTTGATGTGTTGTGTAGTACTAATGATGAGTTAAAAGTGGAGCTACTTCCGTTTTTGGTTGGattgtgtttaaataaaactctgGATGAGGATGTAGTGGTGAAAGTGATACAGTGTATAGTGCAAATAGTGGGGATTAAGAAGGAGGTATCGGTGGCAATTTTGCCGGTTTTGGTTCATAAATTGGGTGATAACCGGCCTAATGTCAAGTTGGCCTGTTTGAAGGGATTGCCAATCATGGCTTCAACGAAG GAAAATGTTCCAACATTAGTTGcggtattaaataaattaaaggcCAATAAAGGCGTCCCTACATCGCTGCTTATTGCGCTGTATACGAGTCTAGCTGAAACGCAG GTTAGATGTTTTCCATATCTTCAAGAGTTATTAGTTGATACCGCAATGAAACCAGACGACCTCAAATGGGAAATTGACCTCGCCAAAGCACTTGCTGTTAAACGGATTTGTGAGGCGCG CGCATCATCACACGGGCTTGAGCTGGTCTCAGTGATATCATCCCTTCTCAACCGCTGTACGGATAAGTCGGGCGGTGTGGCAACGTCGCTCGCGTTAGCAGCACTTGCAGCGCTATGGCGAGGTGCGGCCGTGGCACCACCTGGTACTTGGCGCGCTCTGGAGCCCAGACTTGGGAGGGACACGAGACCTGCTGTTCAAGTTAG CCTGTGCAAACTTCTAGCCGAAATTCCCGCTTTACGTGTTTCTACGCCAGAGTACGATAAGTTAGTAAGTGATGCTGCTAAGCGATTATGGGTGTATCTTGCTGAAGGCATTTCGCCCGTATGTGAAGCCGCTTGTCATGCCCTTGCTAACTATAAAATTGAAGATTTCAAATTGAAGGATATTCCTGAG aTTTACATACGAACAGTCAAACTGCCGCCGTCGTATTGCAAGACCCCTGCAGATGCAATGCGCAGGCCCGAGGATGTTCTTGACTATATACCTT GTGAGGTGTGGCCggagttatttaaatcaaactcCTCTCTAACTGGAGTGGAATATTTCGTGGGAAAACTAATAGAAAGAGAAGTCAGGGGATTCAGAAGTGGAGTATACCTGATTGAAGGACGGGAACCCCTAGGTTTAAGTAACCTGCCACCCCATAGCGTGTTAAGGGGAATGACCGACTGTGTCAGGAAACAG ataacATCACCGACGTACGACATCCAAGAATCCATCCTTCTATCAATGGTGTCGTCCCTTTCTCGCGAATACCCTCGTCCGCTGCCCCCATTCGACGTCTCTTTCTTGCATGACGTGTGGCATCGGGGAATGTTGTGGCGCTCCAAAAGTGTTGAGTTAGCCGCGAGACAGGCGTTAACCGTTCCCTCAGCCAAGAGGCTGTTGGACAACTGGTTAGCGGGAATACAGCCTGGAAGTAGTGAG gaAACAGATATAATGCTAATATTTGAATACCTCCCGATACTGGCTCGTACAATGCCACCGAACAACCTTCGGTATCCAGTCGAGAACTGCTTGGCTGAATCCTTTTCTCATAAGTCAGATTGCTTCGTAAATCAACTGCGACTGATCAGAGATTGTTTGGAATGTGAGAGGATACACGAAGCGAATAGGACTTGGTTGTGCCAAGCTGTTGAAGGATATTTCTCGCTGATAAATGAGGATAGCCCG ctaTGGCCAGAATACGTAGAATGCAGTCTTTCCTTATCCACAAAGTATTTGGAGAGAATGACATCCCCTAGTGGATGGTGGGAGGTGTCAAGTGATCTTTTACGCAAATCTATGCGCACGCGCAGCGCTTTAGCAGCTAGATCTGATACAACTGCCCCACTTGTATGGCTTAACGAATCTATTGATGCGCATGCACAGCAAATACT TGAACAGGATTATTCCCTCCGATGTATAATGGAAGCCCTGAGAGTGGCCAGACAAGATGACCCCGCAACAAAACACTGGTTCTTACAACTGATGGCTCGTACTCAAGTCGCTTTTAATGA gaTGGAAGACGAATCGTCAAAGCTTTATCTATGCGACGTATTCATGCTTTCGTCGATCATGCTCAGCGGCCtctggtccttcgagccggacATTGAAGCTGTGGTGTCGAGCCGGACAAATAGACAAACTTTGATGCCTGCAGCTTTAGCTTCGCTGCTGAATAGAGATGCATGGAAGGATTGCACCCTACAG ATGTTAGAATGGTTATGTCACACTCGTGATGCAACGCAAGATGAGGGTACTTCGCACGCCTGTCAACGGGCCTTATTAGCGTTGAGGCACTCCGAACTATTTATCACCCATAAGATATGGACCAGACT GAGAAACATGGAGGCGTTCTAA
- the LOC125057410 gene encoding 3-ketoacyl-CoA thiolase, mitochondrial-like isoform X1, with protein sequence MILKSKDGILGIFVIGAKRTPFCKYGGSLRELPASHAFAAAAKDAIQSSRVDPNLIDCTIVGNINFLSQCDGGKTPRYCGIYSGVPIEKPALGVNRTCATGIQALISGGMEILTNSANLCLTGGSDIMSSLPMLVRNVRFGTSLGTPYLMEDHIKTPFLDTYTGTTLQKTAENIAKLYGITRKDVDEFTLKSHLKWKKAEESNTFEDEITKLKTVRNKKEHDVIKDELTNPEIKLEDLTASPSVSEDSIVTFNNSAAPADGAASILLASEEIVKMYNLNPMARITGWSCVGSDPYEGLGVVAAIKKLTKTVDFRMHDIDLFEINETFASQSLAVIKELDLDETKVNVNGGALAMGHPVSATGARMITHIVHQLRLHNLRTAIAASSCGGGQGVAVMLETI encoded by the exons ATGATACTTAAGAGCAAAG ATGGCATTTTaggtatttttgttattggCGCGAAAAGGACGccattttgtaaatatggtGGATCCCTACGAGAGTTGCCAGCGTCGCATGCATTTGCCGCAGCTGCAAAAGATGCCATACAGTCATCGAGAGTAGATCCAAACTTAATTGATTGCACGATCGTTGGAAATATCAATTTT CTAAGCCAATGTGATGGAGGAAAGACTCCTAGATACTGCGGCATCTACTCTGGTGTTCCCATTGAGAAACCGGCACTTGGTGTTAACAGAACATGCGCGACGGGCATTCAAGCCTTGATAAGTGGTGGAAtg gaaatattaacaaattcaGCAAATCTGTGCCTCACGGGTGGCTCAGATATAATGTCATCTCTACCGATGTTAGTACGAAATGTTAGATTCGGAACAAGTCTTGGTACACCGTATCTAATGGAGGATCACATCAAAACACCGTTTCTTGATACATACACAGGCACAACACTACAAAAAACAGCGGAAAATATAGCAAAACTCTATGGTATAACTAGAAAAGACGTTGATGAGTTTACTTTAAAAAGCCATTTAAAGTGGAAAAAAG CTGAAGAATCAAATACTTTCGAAGATGAgataacaaaactaaaaactgTGAGAAATAAGAAGGAACATGACGTCATTAAAGACGAATTAACAAACCCAGAAATTAAACTTGAAGACTTGACCGCATCACCCTCTGTCAGTGAAGATTCTATTGTAACTTTCAACAATTCTGCT gccCCAGCAGACGGTGCAGCATCTATATTGCTAGCTAGTGAAGAAAttgttaaaatgtataatttaaatccTATGGCGCGGATAACTGGCTGGTCGTGTGTTGGAAGTGATCCGTACGAAGGCCTTGGAGTAGTTGCggcaattaaaaagttaacaaAAACAGTAGATTTTAGGATGCAtgatattgatttatttgag ATAAATGAAACATTTGCATCACAATCCCTTGCTGTCATAAAGGAACTCGATTTAGATGAGACCAAAGTAAACGTAAATGGCGGTGCGCTCGCTATGGGACATCCTGTATCAGCCACTGGAGCAAGAATGATCACTCATATTGTACATCAATTGAG ATTACACAACTTAAGGACAGCTATAGCCGCTTCATCGTGTGGTGGAGGACAAGGTGTTGCAGTAATGTtagaaacaatttaa
- the LOC125057333 gene encoding focadhesin isoform X1, with translation MDEIEYKLKTNTSVLIVNAVDKLISTIKSKFKPAERPKFVLENEELKFLREKCSSPDPVVSLTACQGLLALVELNVLEIGHTMSTVVSLLPTAHNFSAIISTMAGLLVLDLKSRLIPGQPYKCQFSLRSPQHPFITILEKNKDIEDNVLAQMHALCTSHEYLVSSNSLELLRPVFLWLTSNPQRSRGSSRVWQLLLTLPQSDAQSSLLLACLSSQQICNPKLLESSVSAYSAVTEAAIYQQRKEYIVAFVPMLATICSQLLKHGRDPRPCYSLIDRCFSMDVPELKCVSGLTLIILADNLTETAALYLHELFNLCLNIISKYEYSTVCLNSFVGLSLQWLHLPSYLTTNALNTASKIIDIQQQEKTDNFLYIANLKSNKTFQSLVQTERHLQIYFKLLETWERLDNPDKLKSWFDVLCSTNDELKVELLPFLVGLCLNKTLDEDVVVKVIQCIVQIVGIKKEVSVAILPVLVHKLGDNRPNVKLACLKGLPIMASTKENVPTLVAVLNKLKANKGVPTSLLIALYTSLAETQVRCFPYLQELLVDTAMKPDDLKWEIDLAKALAVKRICEARASSHGLELVSVISSLLNRCTDKSGGVATSLALAALAALWRGAAVAPPGTWRALEPRLGRDTRPAVQVSLCKLLAEIPALRVSTPEYDKLVSDAAKRLWVYLAEGISPVCEAACHALANYKIEDFKLKDIPEIYIRTVKLPPSYCKTPADAMRRPEDVLDYIPCEVWPELFKSNSSLTGVEYFVGKLIEREVRGFRSGVYLIEGREPLGLSNLPPHSVLRGMTDCVRKQITSPTYDIQESILLSMVSSLSREYPRPLPPFDVSFLHDVWHRGMLWRSKSVELAARQALTVPSAKRLLDNWLAGIQPGSSEETDIMLIFEYLPILARTMPPNNLRYPVENCLAESFSHKSDCFVNQLRLIRDCLECERIHEANRTWLCQAVEGYFSLINEDSPLWPEYVECSLSLSTKYLERMTSPSGWWEVSSDLLRKSMRTRSALAARSDTTAPLVWLNESIDAHAQQILEQDYSLRCIMEALRVARQDDPATKHWFLQLMARTQVAFNEMEDESSKLYLCDVFMLSSIMLSGLWSFEPDIEAVVSSRTNRQTLMPAALASLLNRDAWKDCTLQMLEWLCHTRDATQDEGTSHACQRALLALRHSELFITHKIWTRLEHHFGNMIPNIED, from the exons atggatgaaattgaatataaactaaaaactaatacTAGTGTTCTCATAGTAAATGCTGTAGATAAGTTGATATCTACGATAAAATCCAAGTTTAAGCCGGCTGAGAGACCGAAATTTGTTTTAGAGAATGAAGAATTAAAGTTTTTGAGAGAGAAATGTTCGTCTCCGGATCCTGTAGTGAGCCTAACTGCATGCCAAGGCTTACTCGCCTTGGTGGAATTGAATGTGCTGGAAATAGGGCATACAATGTCAACTGTGGTATCACTTTTGCCAACAGCACA TAACTTCTCTGCAATAATCTCAACAATGGCTGGTCTTTTAGTATTAGATCTGAAGTCACGTCTCATCCCTGGGCAACCATATAAGTGCCAGTTCTCTTTACGTTCACCGCAGCATCCATTTATCACTATACTAGAGAAGAATAAGGATATAGAGGACAATGTTCTGGCTCAAATGCATGCATTATGCACAAGTCATGAATATTT GGTATCATCAAACAGCCTTGAGCTGCTAAGGCCAGTATTTCTCTGGTTGACTAGCAATCCACAAAGATCTAGAGGCAGCTCTAGAGTTTGGCAATTATTGCTTACTCTTCCACAGTCTGATGCCCAGTCATCCTTGCTTCTTGCGTGTCTCAGTAGCCAACAG ATATGTAATCCAAAGTTACTAGAAAGTTCTGTATCGGCTTACTCGGCAGTAACTGAAGCGGCTATATATCAACAAAGAAAGGAGTATATTGTGGCGTTTGTGCCTATGCTGGCAACAATATGCAGTCAACTTCTTAAACATGG tCGCGATCCTCGGCCGTGCTACAGTTTAATAGATCGCTGTTTTTCCATGGACGTGCCGGAGCTCAAATGTGTGTCTGGACTTACATTGATAATACTCGCAGACAACTTGACAGAAACCGCTGCCCTGTATTTACACGAACTGTTCAACTTGT GTCTGAACATAATAAGCAAATACGAATACTCAACAGTATGCCTTAACTCTTTCGTTGGCCTTTCCCTACAGTGGCTCCATCTACCGTCGTACCTGACAACTAACGCGCTCAACACGGCCTCAAAAATCATAGACATACAACAACAGGAGAAAACAGACAATTTCCTATACATAGCTAATTTAAAATCCAACAAAACATTCCAAAGTTTAGTCCAAACAGAACGgcatttacaaatatatttcaagtTATTGGAAACATGGGAACGTCTGGATAATCCGGACAAATTAAAATCGTGGTTTGATGTGTTGTGTAGTACTAATGATGAGTTAAAAGTGGAGCTACTTCCGTTTTTGGTTGGattgtgtttaaataaaactctgGATGAGGATGTAGTGGTGAAAGTGATACAGTGTATAGTGCAAATAGTGGGGATTAAGAAGGAGGTATCGGTGGCAATTTTGCCGGTTTTGGTTCATAAATTGGGTGATAACCGGCCTAATGTCAAGTTGGCCTGTTTGAAGGGATTGCCAATCATGGCTTCAACGAAG GAAAATGTTCCAACATTAGTTGcggtattaaataaattaaaggcCAATAAAGGCGTCCCTACATCGCTGCTTATTGCGCTGTATACGAGTCTAGCTGAAACGCAG GTTAGATGTTTTCCATATCTTCAAGAGTTATTAGTTGATACCGCAATGAAACCAGACGACCTCAAATGGGAAATTGACCTCGCCAAAGCACTTGCTGTTAAACGGATTTGTGAGGCGCG CGCATCATCACACGGGCTTGAGCTGGTCTCAGTGATATCATCCCTTCTCAACCGCTGTACGGATAAGTCGGGCGGTGTGGCAACGTCGCTCGCGTTAGCAGCACTTGCAGCGCTATGGCGAGGTGCGGCCGTGGCACCACCTGGTACTTGGCGCGCTCTGGAGCCCAGACTTGGGAGGGACACGAGACCTGCTGTTCAAGTTAG CCTGTGCAAACTTCTAGCCGAAATTCCCGCTTTACGTGTTTCTACGCCAGAGTACGATAAGTTAGTAAGTGATGCTGCTAAGCGATTATGGGTGTATCTTGCTGAAGGCATTTCGCCCGTATGTGAAGCCGCTTGTCATGCCCTTGCTAACTATAAAATTGAAGATTTCAAATTGAAGGATATTCCTGAG aTTTACATACGAACAGTCAAACTGCCGCCGTCGTATTGCAAGACCCCTGCAGATGCAATGCGCAGGCCCGAGGATGTTCTTGACTATATACCTT GTGAGGTGTGGCCggagttatttaaatcaaactcCTCTCTAACTGGAGTGGAATATTTCGTGGGAAAACTAATAGAAAGAGAAGTCAGGGGATTCAGAAGTGGAGTATACCTGATTGAAGGACGGGAACCCCTAGGTTTAAGTAACCTGCCACCCCATAGCGTGTTAAGGGGAATGACCGACTGTGTCAGGAAACAG ataacATCACCGACGTACGACATCCAAGAATCCATCCTTCTATCAATGGTGTCGTCCCTTTCTCGCGAATACCCTCGTCCGCTGCCCCCATTCGACGTCTCTTTCTTGCATGACGTGTGGCATCGGGGAATGTTGTGGCGCTCCAAAAGTGTTGAGTTAGCCGCGAGACAGGCGTTAACCGTTCCCTCAGCCAAGAGGCTGTTGGACAACTGGTTAGCGGGAATACAGCCTGGAAGTAGTGAG gaAACAGATATAATGCTAATATTTGAATACCTCCCGATACTGGCTCGTACAATGCCACCGAACAACCTTCGGTATCCAGTCGAGAACTGCTTGGCTGAATCCTTTTCTCATAAGTCAGATTGCTTCGTAAATCAACTGCGACTGATCAGAGATTGTTTGGAATGTGAGAGGATACACGAAGCGAATAGGACTTGGTTGTGCCAAGCTGTTGAAGGATATTTCTCGCTGATAAATGAGGATAGCCCG ctaTGGCCAGAATACGTAGAATGCAGTCTTTCCTTATCCACAAAGTATTTGGAGAGAATGACATCCCCTAGTGGATGGTGGGAGGTGTCAAGTGATCTTTTACGCAAATCTATGCGCACGCGCAGCGCTTTAGCAGCTAGATCTGATACAACTGCCCCACTTGTATGGCTTAACGAATCTATTGATGCGCATGCACAGCAAATACT TGAACAGGATTATTCCCTCCGATGTATAATGGAAGCCCTGAGAGTGGCCAGACAAGATGACCCCGCAACAAAACACTGGTTCTTACAACTGATGGCTCGTACTCAAGTCGCTTTTAATGA gaTGGAAGACGAATCGTCAAAGCTTTATCTATGCGACGTATTCATGCTTTCGTCGATCATGCTCAGCGGCCtctggtccttcgagccggacATTGAAGCTGTGGTGTCGAGCCGGACAAATAGACAAACTTTGATGCCTGCAGCTTTAGCTTCGCTGCTGAATAGAGATGCATGGAAGGATTGCACCCTACAG ATGTTAGAATGGTTATGTCACACTCGTGATGCAACGCAAGATGAGGGTACTTCGCACGCCTGTCAACGGGCCTTATTAGCGTTGAGGCACTCCGAACTATTTATCACCCATAAGATATGGACCAGACT AGAACACCACTTTGGAAATATGATACCCAATATcgaagattaa
- the LOC125057410 gene encoding 3-ketoacyl-CoA thiolase, mitochondrial-like isoform X3: MILKSKDGILGIFVIGAKRTPFCKYGGSLRELPASHAFAAAAKDAIQSSRVDPNLIDCTIVGNINFEILTNSANLCLTGGSDIMSSLPMLVRNVRFGTSLGTPYLMEDHIKTPFLDTYTGTTLQKTAENIAKLYGITRKDVDEFTLKSHLKWKKAEESNTFEDEITKLKTVRNKKEHDVIKDELTNPEIKLEDLTASPSVSEDSIVTFNNSAAPADGAASILLASEEIVKMYNLNPMARITGWSCVGSDPYEGLGVVAAIKKLTKTVDFRMHDIDLFEINETFASQSLAVIKELDLDETKVNVNGGALAMGHPVSATGARMITHIVHQLRLHNLRTAIAASSCGGGQGVAVMLETI; encoded by the exons ATGATACTTAAGAGCAAAG ATGGCATTTTaggtatttttgttattggCGCGAAAAGGACGccattttgtaaatatggtGGATCCCTACGAGAGTTGCCAGCGTCGCATGCATTTGCCGCAGCTGCAAAAGATGCCATACAGTCATCGAGAGTAGATCCAAACTTAATTGATTGCACGATCGTTGGAAATATCAATTTT gaaatattaacaaattcaGCAAATCTGTGCCTCACGGGTGGCTCAGATATAATGTCATCTCTACCGATGTTAGTACGAAATGTTAGATTCGGAACAAGTCTTGGTACACCGTATCTAATGGAGGATCACATCAAAACACCGTTTCTTGATACATACACAGGCACAACACTACAAAAAACAGCGGAAAATATAGCAAAACTCTATGGTATAACTAGAAAAGACGTTGATGAGTTTACTTTAAAAAGCCATTTAAAGTGGAAAAAAG CTGAAGAATCAAATACTTTCGAAGATGAgataacaaaactaaaaactgTGAGAAATAAGAAGGAACATGACGTCATTAAAGACGAATTAACAAACCCAGAAATTAAACTTGAAGACTTGACCGCATCACCCTCTGTCAGTGAAGATTCTATTGTAACTTTCAACAATTCTGCT gccCCAGCAGACGGTGCAGCATCTATATTGCTAGCTAGTGAAGAAAttgttaaaatgtataatttaaatccTATGGCGCGGATAACTGGCTGGTCGTGTGTTGGAAGTGATCCGTACGAAGGCCTTGGAGTAGTTGCggcaattaaaaagttaacaaAAACAGTAGATTTTAGGATGCAtgatattgatttatttgag ATAAATGAAACATTTGCATCACAATCCCTTGCTGTCATAAAGGAACTCGATTTAGATGAGACCAAAGTAAACGTAAATGGCGGTGCGCTCGCTATGGGACATCCTGTATCAGCCACTGGAGCAAGAATGATCACTCATATTGTACATCAATTGAG ATTACACAACTTAAGGACAGCTATAGCCGCTTCATCGTGTGGTGGAGGACAAGGTGTTGCAGTAATGTtagaaacaatttaa